The following is a genomic window from candidate division WOR-3 bacterium.
TTAAACGGTTAAGCGATTTAACCAGACGACCGGAAACATCGTAGATCTTTAAAGAAATTTCGGATTTCGGATTGCGGACTGCAGAATTGTTTGGAATTCGGAACTTGATAACGCAGTGATTTTTGAACGGATTGGGATAGACCTCTAATTTTGGATTTCGGATTGCAGATTGCGA
Proteins encoded in this region:
- a CDS encoding T9SS type A sorting domain-containing protein, translated to SQSAIRNPKLEVYPNPFKNHCVIKFRIPNNSAVRNPKSEISLKIYDVSGRLVKSLNRLTNYQSSIIWSGDDDIGRKLPSGVYFIDFKSDEIKEMEKVIMLR